AATCCCTTTCTCTTTTGTTACTTTAAAGATCCCTTCCTTCTGTTACTATTGGGATCCCTACTACAAATTTTAGGCTTCGCCTAAAATTTGTTTTAAGAGCGTTAACGCTACTAAGAGCGAAAATTTCTTCGAAATTTTCTACTTACAATATCTAGGCTTCGCCTAAATATTGTTATATAAGAGCGTCATTTTGCTTCGCAAAATGTTAAGAATGTTAAAGAGCGTTACCTCTTCCTAACCCTATTCTCCCAACTGCTATACACAACCTATTCTCTCTCTATATATCCTATATCCTATATCCTATTCCTATCCTACATCCACTGTTACACACTCCTATGTCATCTAATCCTAACTATTCCACGAACCCTATCCGAACAACTACACTCATGCAAACATCAAATCAACTTTGAAAACACTGTGAAAACCTACCtgaaattgattgataaaAGGTTACCCCACTGTTCATCTGCGTGCGCTATATTGCTCTTCTATACCCCTGACTTCCTATTCAACTACCAAGAAACCACCAACTCCACTATGTCCCCGACTAAATACCACATGCTCCTCTAATCACCCCATCGACTACTATCTCTTGCCCCGAACACCTACCATATTCTGTACCTGCACTCGCGCCTGATGTCCTTAACACGAAATGCTCTAGTCTTGCCTCACTGATTCAAATCATTCCGGCTTTTATTAATCTTATTTTATGGAAAAATGCAATAAACCAAAGCTTTAAATCCAACGCATAATCCAACAGAGCGTTCAATCCCTGTCTTCGGCGGTTCGCATTGCCTCTATGGAACACGACCGTATTTGTGTCTGAAGGCTAGTTGTTACGTGAAAGGCAACATACCCATCCGTAACAGCGCGATGGAGACCCGGTAATGTGTattgaaataattatcTATAGTATAGGACTTTATTATTGTGGCGAACGATCCTGCCAGAGCACCACAAATTCCATCATCCACTATTCTGCATTATCGCAATACATCTATTTAAGATCCtctgataataaattgTGATACAAGCCTTTGACTCATTGTCTCTATGTCTTGTTCTAATACAACTCTCTTCGTCTATTAttcatttcttcttctctggATCCTCCGGTTCAATCAGAATGTCCGCTTCTGTGTAAGGTCATGGACATAGGCTTGATAATAAACGTCCAGCTATACGATTTATACGATTCTAGAAACGAACAATTGGAAATTCTGTTATGTTTCGTAAGACTTGAAATCTGAATCCAATCTTCCAATACCCCAAGAGTTACTGGTATTATTTcagataataaaaatacctCGTCATTTGTCTCCTGTGAACTCAGACTTCGCTGGCTGATCCTTACTCCGGTCTTATGGGCTTTGGAGTTCTTGACTGTCGCTTTTCTAGTATGCTATCTAAACATTAACCAGAGTTTTTACATTTGATTCGATATTGTTATCGATTAGAAGAACATCGAAACTCTTATGATTTAGTGCCGTTAGTCAATTACGAACAATGTTTTCGGCCAATATGATTTTTCTGTCTTCTTGTACTTGTAAAACGACGACGCCCCAGTCCTCTGCTCATGTACGTAATGAAGAATTCCTCTTTGTGAAATCCTTATTAAAGAATTGTCATTTTGGAACCGATCTGGGTCCAGATACATACATGGATAATATTGTTCACCCTTCATCTGCGTCTACGACCAATGGAAAAGCACCCAAATAGAATAGACATGATATGGTCACTCATTTGCCCACAGCACTTGGTCGTTCACTAACATGCCATTTCACTGACAGGTCCGATGTCACAGCCATACTTCGATTAGCTCGATCAATTAGTGAGCACTTTCAGAAGCTCTCTCTTAGAGACGGGGCGAGACTTCGCGAACCAGCTGATCAGATAATTCGGTATGCTGATTTCATTATGGAGGAAGTTATTTGATAATGAAACCTATAAACTATAAAGAATTATATCTAAAATTTTATTATAAGCTTGCAGTTCTATCATTCTCAACGGAAAAGATGCCACTGCCGAGATTCACCTTGGCAAGttatttcaatttttgCGAATATAACCCACTAAATTGTCGTGTAATAGAAATCTTTCTTTCACCATTGTCAAAACATTGAATTTATAATGGTCCTGGTACGACGGACTTCCCGAAGTATACAACCTTTGAGTAGGAAGTCAGGCTGAGGTGCTCGACCCTCACATACCCAGCCTTACCAGGGTTTTAACTTGCAGGTATGCCCAATCCCAATCGTGCACTATGTACGCACAGTTGCGCCGGGATGCGAAAAGAAAGCGGCTACATCGGCCACGGCTGAGTCTTGTCAACCAATCACAACACTCCCAGTTAACTTTACAGATGGGAGTGCATTTTCACAACTTCTCGAGTCGCACCATCAATTGGacatatttttttgtttcatcttcagatcTTTCAAGGCTACGGAATTGTTCGGTCCACATCAATCGAAGGTCAGTGGTACGATAAATCAACAAGAGTTCGTGACTTAATCAAGAAGGTTggtttttgaaaaaaaattcacaaTGAACACTTTACTTCGTGCGACATCCTCTGCTGCTAGAGCAGCCTTGAGAACCTCTCAACAATCCTCGGCCTTTGCAATGGCCTCTGGCTCCAGCCGTTTTGTttcaaacaacaacaagcctgttggtggtgcttcTTCTTATAAGGTGCCAGACTTTACTCCATACATGAAGGAAAACCGTAACGAAGATTCCAACAGAGCTTTCAGTTACTTCATGGTCGGTACCATGGGTGTTAttagtgctgctgctgctcgtgCTACTGTTCAAGATTTCTTGACCACCATGTCAGCTTCTGCTGATGTTTTGGCTTTGGCTAAGGTTGAGGTCGCTCTTGGAAACATTCCTGAGGGCAAGAACATTATTGTTAAGTGGAGAGGTAAGCCCGTATTTATTCGTCACCGTACCCCTGCTGAAATTCACGAAGCCAATGAGGTTAATGTTGCTTCTTTGCGTGATCCTCAAACCGATGACCAACGTGTCAAGATGCCTGAATGGCTCGTTATGGTTGGTATCTGTACACACTTGGGTTGTGTGCCAATTGGTGAATCTGGTGACTATGGTGGATGGTTCTGCCCATGTCACGGTTCTCACTATGATATCTCTGGTCGTATCCGTAAGGGACCTGCTCCTTTGAACTTAGAAATTCCTGAGTATGAGTTTATTGATAACAACGAGAAGGTTGTTATTGGTTAAAATCTCGGTATATATAGACATTGATGTCACTCGCATTTAAAATGTATTCATTAATAATTTCAATGAATTTGTTCACGATAAGAAGTACAGGAATCAAAATATGGATTGATATGGCCACGGTGAAGTACATTTTCTGTGGCCTGGTGTGGCCTCGGCCCAGGGTCCACAGTTAATTTTGAATGTTGAATGTGTTGACGGTCCCCCGCTTGTACTTCTCACATACAGTCCTAAAATTTTGTGTGCTGTTTTACAAAATTGCTCTCTTAAAATCTCTTGTATCATAATCGATTTCAATAAGTTTTTTCTCAAGACGCAGTCTGAGCTATTATAAGCAATTCCGCCAGTACGCACAATGTATTCATGATGTGCATATTGGcaaacagaaataaatCTCATCATCCAAATATGCCGTATATATCTATATTCTCActaagagcagcagcatcaaatGTATAAATTCATATTTCGGGATAAATATTGTGAAATCTTTTAGTATAGATTTCGGTGTTTTGGTGATAACACAGTGTGATCTTCAGGGGTAACGTCGATAGCCGTGCATATTCGAGTTTAGAGGATTTTGGTTGACTTCCTATATTTTTATAACCAAATTATAGAATCAATAGCCGAGTCCGAATTATTGTTGATAGGGTAGTTATTAAGTACTACTTCCTAGTTGGAGTTAAACGACTGAAAGTTAAACTACTGTACAGTGCCCTGTGTCGATCATATAGCTTGCCATACGGCTCAAATTACCCCTTGGCACGTAGGTCATATAGATGCAACATCAAGGCGATAATTGAATAACAACTAATCCCAAGTGACGTTAACAAATGGTTATATTGGTCAAACTATAGCTCAAACAATTTGCCATTTGACTACCTTCAGGGCCATATTCACTATAAATTAAAACTGGGTAGTCCCCTTGAACTTGAATGTGCAACTCCTCACTTAGGTCAGCCCTTGATGACAGAATATTTGCCGGCTCCAGAACCAGTATCTCCGTTCCAAACGGCATtcgatgatggtgatgatgatgatctgTCCTCGTCAGATTTTGGCCTCTTAAATAACAGTGCACATAACAGTGAATCTAGTACTATTTTGCATTCTGCAACGTCATCTGGCACCACCTCTTCAACATCTAGAGTCTCTCCTTTATATACAAATGGCACGTATAGTTCGACTCCAACATCTGGCCTCCCGCCACCTCCTAGCAGTGCTCCTCCATATCCGTCTTCGAATAAAGATTATACATCAATGACGTTTGGCAAAAATGAAACGTCAACCACCACGTCCCCTTCACAGCATGCTCCACCCAAAGCAGGTAAGGCAGCTTCTGCTCCTCCATTGCCAAACCGAAGCGTTAGCACTTCTGGTGTACCCCAACATACGAAATCTAGCCTAACAGCTTCGAATCCCGGGTCTATTTCCCATGACAGCCTCAATATAGATAGATGGCAAAGTTCGGTAAATGACGTCACAAAACAACCTCATCAAGCCCCTCCCGTTTCGCTCAGAGCGGATCCCCAAGAAAAATCAGTTCCTAGTATTAAGTAAGTGATGATCTAGGAAGCAAAAATTGTTTCCGATTATGGAATTGTATGCACATGCTAACAAACAGAACTTGGTCATCAACAGATATCAAACAGTGGCTGGAAAGCCTTCATTGTGGGGAATATTTTCAATCTTTCGAAGATAATCACATTACTGGAGATGTCTTGCTCGAGTGTGACCAAACTGCATTGAAATACATGGGTATTAGGAAAGTTGGTGATCGTATAAAAATTAATCAGAGCCTCAAAGAACTTAGAAGTGACTATGTGAAGTCGTTGGCTGAGGCAAGGGGCCACTCTCTGTTTCGCTACGGTCCACAGTCTTTAGAGGACCTCAACCGCAACTCTGTTTCACCATTCGCAGCTTTGTCGTCTTCTCAACCTTCCAAACCAGAACATTCAACACCTGCAGAAGGTTATTTCTCACCCAAGCATTCTTCATCGGCAGGCCCAGGAAGTGCGTTAGGAATCCTCTCAGGGTTATCTCTTGGAGTTCCGCCAAATTCAAGCAGCAGTTCTCGCTTTCCGTTTCGACGGACAGCACCTAATAGTGCTAAATCCCAATActcaacagccacaactacaactacaGTTCTATCAAAGACCGACTCAAATGGCGTCCAAGAGATTTTTAGCATGGACGTCGTTAAACAAAATAATGTTAAATTTATCTATCCACAAGGAGAGAGCAAAACTGTCAACATTGCTGGCTGTACAACAGCCGACGAAATTAAGCGGAAGGCTTTGCAAAAAATTATGGCTGATAACGTCGTTAATCCTGTTGAGTGGATCGTATTCGTGTTGTTGGAGGATAAATTCCGACATCTCGGTGATGTGGAGCTCATGTCGATCGCTCAGTCGTCTGACAGCTCTGAAAGGAAACGGCTAATGCTGTGTGCTATTGGTACATCTCCTTCAACGAAACAGCTCGAAAAATCGAAGCAGATCCAAGTTAATTCCCACCTTAAACTTTCGTCACTCAGTAATATCGACTCGGCTGACTCAATAGCTCAAGCTACTAAGCCAGAAAGCAAGTCAATTTCTACGAACCGGTTGTCTTTGGCTCAAAGCATTGCAGCTACAAGCtacgatgacgatgatttggatgatgatgacttgGAACAAGATGGCGCCAGTGTTACTGCAAACGCCAGACCACGAAAAGTTGGACGGCTTTCCGAGCATCGTCCACCTAGCGAGCTTATTTCCTCCAACTTGGCCCATTTCTTCCCTTCTGCCCCGGCGAATGATTTAGAAGAGACAATTCGCAATTCAAGACGTTTCTCTAAGCGAATGTCACGCATGTCAAGAATAAGCCATAGAATGTCGGTAGCGTCGTCCACTTGGGGAATACCcgaggatgaagaagccCCACCACCAGTTCCTGCCTTACCAGACCATGGTGAACAGGGCACAATAATGCCAGGTTCCCTGCCTTCTCCATATACCAGTACCACACCCACAATACCTAAACCAACTACTCCGACGACCGCTCCGGTTCCAACTACAGAGGCACCCGCTGCCCCTGAGGCCAAAAGACCATCTCTACGTAGTTCGATTCGTAAATCTGTCATGCCCCGACGGTATTCCAGCTATGAATCTGGTAATACTAATATGCTGACAGCATTATCCAATAGAATCTCGACTATGAGTTTGAGTAAGGGTGGGTTCTCAAAGTCACATAATGGAGGTTCCGAAGACCAAATACATGATGGTCCCACATCAGATAATGAACCAGAAACTGATGCTAATCAAGAACAACATGCACCGGAGGtagaggatgaagatgatgaagaggacgaTAACACATTCTTAGACACTGTTCGTAAAGAAGAATCTTGTCCTTCTAAATGGATAAAAGGTAGATTGATTGGCTCAGGTAGCTTTGGTACTGTGTACCTTGGTATGAATTCGTTTACTGGTGAGTTGATGGCTGTTAAGCAAGTTGAGATTCCGACTGAAGATACTGAAAATGGCCAACGTAAAAAGAGTATGGTCGATGCTCTCCAGCGAGAAATGAACCTTCTTAGAGAACTGCAGcataaaaatattgttcAATACTTAGGTTCCAACTCAGAGGGGCAgtttttgaatatttttttggaataTGTACCTGGCGGCTCGGTAGCTATGTTGCTTTCGAATTATGGAATATTTGAAGAATCATTAATTCGTAACTTTGTAAGACAGATTCTTGAAGGCTTGAAATATTTGCATGGTCAGAATATTATTCATCGTGATATTAAAGGTGCAAACGTGCTAGTAGATAACAAGGGCTGTATAAAGATCTCCGATTTTGGTATTTCCAAGAAAATCGAAACTAAATTGTTAACAAACAATCGGGTTTCGTTACAGGGCAGTGTATTTTGGATGGCACCTGAAGTTGTCAAGCAGCTACCCTATACTTTGAAGGCTGACATCTGGTCTCTAGGATGCCTAATAGTCGAGATGTTCTCTGGCACACATCCCTTCCCCGAATTTACACAAATGCAAGTCATATTCCGGTTGGGAAATTCTGGAACTCCAGCCATACCAGACGATTGTTCAGATGATGCTAAAGACTTTCTAGCTAAAACGTTCGCTATAGACCACCAGAAAAGACCAACTGCCGCTGAACTCCTGAGCCACAAATTCATGGATCCGATACCACAGTAGATATTCTAGCGGGATAAATAATTaagataaatatattgCATATTCATTCATTTTTAAGAAATGGAATAAAGCGGGTGTAGAGCTCTGTTAGGGCGGATAAAAACATGCTTCGCAAGATCTATGCGTTACCTAACTATCTAGACTTCTCTTCATGCTCCACTTTGatctcttcatcttctttgaCGTTCGCAACCTGATCCTCAAGACATTGTTTATCAGCTTGAATAAACTTCCTCAGTCCTTCCGAAAGGGCAACTTTGTGTGCCTCTACATTTGTAGCATAATCGTTTGCATAGAAAGCAACTACTTCTTGCCATTTATAACCGGAGGAGCCTTGTTTGGCCCAATTTATCGCATCCTGCTGAGTGATTTGCCCAACATACAATTCACTAGAGCCGTTCTCACTCAGATCCCCCCAAACAATCTTAGTCCAAGTGGGGTCTCGAAACGATTTCTCGCTGTCACCGTCATTTCCCAAATCAACAAGGtcgacatcatcatctgctgGTTGTGACCGCAAGAAACAGAATTCAGTCGGGCTTATTATAAGACCTCGCAACCTGTATGGCCGCATAGCAGGAAGAGACTGGGCTGCAGGATAAATTTCTGCCAGATACTTCTTATCTTCGTCGCTCAATAAGCCTTTGAAAAGATTCGCCTCACGGAGCATTATTTGTTGTGTTTGAGTTACTTGTTCAACGATGGATTCTTTTCGGTGTTTGTACAAGTTTTTTACATCCGCAAGCTCTTTTTCTACTAAACTGAaattttctttatcttcATCAGATGCCTTTTCGCTAATTTCCTTGATATAATCATAGGAAATGTTCAGCAGCTTAGAAATATCCTTGCcctttgttgatgagatctCAAGTCGTCTCGCATTCAAATCTGTAAGTTGTTTACGGAActctgttcttcttcgatGTAATAGATTGACACATTCAAAATACTCTTCAGAATATCGATCTGGATACCATATTGCAGGAATTTCtataccagtaccagaatTTCCATCATCTCGtttgatggtgatatttACAATGTCACTGATGTCTTTGATAAAAGTAGTCGGAGCTCCACCATCAGCAGACATTAAATCATCGATAAAGTCGTATATTGATTGTTGAAGCGCAACTGTCACGTCAGTAACCAAATTAGTAAACTTCTGAATAACTTCACcgtcttcctcttcaaaaGATGATGGCCTCTCTTGCATAGCGGTTGATTGAAATACATTAGCAAATTCAGAATCTGGACCCCAAAACTTGACCAAGTCCTGCAAGAATCTTCCAATTGGTTTTTCATCTTGTGAATTGGATTTAAGTATTAGCTTTGAAGCCCTTGGTCCAGCTTCGGAGATGACACCTGCTATTAACGCACAAGGTCTTCGTGATTCACCATCTAGAAAAGCAGTATACCGCTGAATCTCGATCATCAGCCTCTCTCTATTATGTATCGGACCATCCTGTAAATCGATAAGCTTTTCGCCAAGCCACCAGAGTGGATCGAAACCGTAATCAGGAACCAAATCTACTCCGCCATTCAATAGTGCCTTGCGTCCAAGAGGAATGGAGTGaataatcatcatcaaGGGGGCAATATAAATAGCATCGTCAGCAGGTAAAACTATTGGAATACCATTTCGGAATTCATATATAATAGGTGTAGTTGATCCTTGTGCTTGTTGCAACCCAGCAGCTACCGTGGaggtagaagaagaagcttcGCTGTAAGGAACTATACCCCATTGCTTAGAATCGTAACTTTCTCTAGTAGCTGGGCCAAATTTCTGCAGTTCACCTGACTCTTGTTCACCATAtttctgataataattTCCTTCAACtgctttgaaattgttaTTAGAAGAGTCAATCGATTGTTGGATGGCTGTCGCCATTGCTGAATCCGAGTCTTCGTAATGTTGACTGTCTGGATGGTCCGGCCCATACACTGTGGAACCACCGGTCTTATCTGTATTCATATCAGGCTGTCCACTGGAGCCCCCACTGAATATGAACTCGACGGCTTTATTAAGATCTTCTCCACCAGTTTGCTTATCCAGTTAGTAGGTTGCTCAACTGGCGATCAATTAAGATAATAGAACCATCCTCCTGGTGAAATGACCAATATTTACATAGTCAGATGGATTCTGGTAGTATCTATAAACATTCAGATCAATTCATGAAATAGTAGCAATTCCTCTCCTTACTCCAACCACTAGCTTGAACCTCAACATACCTGTAATGCATATTTTGCTTCATCTCTAGAAAAACCCATGTCCACAATTTGTTTAATAGAGTCTTCATCATTCTGTAATGCCTTTAGGGCATCTCTTAATAGCTGACTGTCCATATTTTGTGACACCCAGCTCAGTATACCCAACGGTGGTAGAAATTACTGATGTAATGACATGGATGGATCATCTGGTATGGTGCATGGAATAGGGATGTCTGCACTGCCGCATCAACAGA
This is a stretch of genomic DNA from Sugiyamaella lignohabitans strain CBS 10342 chromosome C, complete sequence. It encodes these proteins:
- the RIP1 gene encoding ubiquinol--cytochrome-c reductase catalytic subunit RIP1 (Ubiquinol-cytochrome-c reductase; a Rieske iron-sulfur protein of the mitochondrial cytochrome bc1 complex; transfers electrons from ubiquinol to cytochrome c1 during respiration; during import, Rip1p is first imported into the mitochondrial matrix where it is processed, acquires its Fe-S cluster, and is folded, then is translocated into the inner membrane by the action of a homo-oligomer of Bcs1p, and finally is delivered by Bcs1p to Complex III for assembly; GO_component: GO:0016021 - integral component of membrane [Evidence IEA]; GO_component: GO:0016020 - membrane [Evidence IEA,IEA]; GO_component: GO:0005743 - mitochondrial inner membrane [Evidence IEA,IEA]; GO_component: GO:0005750 - mitochondrial respiratory chain complex III [Evidence IDA] [PMID 10873857]; GO_component: GO:0005750 - mitochondrial respiratory chain complex III [Evidence IDA] [PMID 3036836]; GO_component: GO:0005739 - mitochondrion [Evidence IEA]; GO_component: GO:0005739 - mitochondrion [Evidence IDA] [PMID 16823961]; GO_component: GO:0005739 - mitochondrion [Evidence IPI] [PMID 16962558]; GO_component: GO:0070469 - respiratory chain [Evidence IEA]; GO_function: GO:0051537 - 2 iron, 2 sulfur cluster binding [Evidence IEA,IEA]; GO_function: GO:0051536 - iron-sulfur cluster binding [Evidence IEA]; GO_function: GO:0046872 - metal ion binding [Evidence IEA]; GO_function: GO:0003674 - molecular_function [Evidence ND]; GO_function: GO:0016491 - oxidoreductase activity [Evidence IEA,IEA]; GO_function: GO:0016679 - oxidoreductase activity, acting on diphenols and related substances as donors [Evidence IEA]; GO_function: GO:0008121 - ubiquinol-cytochrome-c reductase activity [Evidence IEA,IEA]; GO_process: GO:0009060 - aerobic respiration [Evidence IMP] [PMID 3036836]; GO_process: GO:1902600 - hydrogen ion transmembrane transport [Evidence IEA,IEA]; GO_process: GO:0006122 - mitochondrial electron transport, ubiquinol to cytochrome c [Evidence IDA] [PMID 3036836]; GO_process: GO:0055114 - oxidation-reduction process [Evidence IEA,IEA]); translated protein: MNTLLRATSSAARAALRTSQQSSAFAMASGSSRFVSNNNKPVGGASSYKVPDFTPYMKENRNEDSNRAFSYFMVGTMGVISAAAARATVQDFLTTMSASADVLALAKVEVALGNIPEGKNIIVKWRGKPVFIRHRTPAEIHEANEVNVASLRDPQTDDQRVKMPEWLVMVGICTHLGCVPIGESGDYGGWFCPCHGSHYDISGRIRKGPAPLNLEIPEYEFIDNNEKVVIG
- the STE11 gene encoding mitogen-activated protein kinase kinase kinase STE11, encoding MLTNRTWSSTDIKQWLESLHCGEYFQSFEDNHITGDVLLECDQTALKYMGIRKVGDRIKINQSLKELRSDYVKSLAEARGHSLFRYGPQSLEDLNRNSVSPFAALSSSQPSKPEHSTPAEGYFSPKHSSSAGPGSALGILSGLSLGVPPNSSSSSRFPFRRTAPNSAKSQYSTATTTTTVLSKTDSNGVQEIFSMDVVKQNNVKFIYPQGESKTVNIAGCTTADEIKRKALQKIMADNVVNPVEWIVFVLLEDKFRHLGDVELMSIAQSSDSSERKRLMLCAIGTSPSTKQLEKSKQIQVNSHLKLSSLSNIDSADSIAQATKPESKSISTNRLSLAQSIAATSYDDDDLDDDDLEQDGASVTANARPRKVGRLSEHRPPSELISSNLAHFFPSAPANDLEETIRNSRRFSKRMSRMSRISHRMSVASSTWGIPEDEEAPPPVPALPDHGEQGTIMPGSLPSPYTSTTPTIPKPTTPTTAPVPTTEAPAAPEAKRPSLRSSIRKSVMPRRYSSYESGNTNMLTALSNRISTMSLSKGGFSKSHNGGSEDQIHDGPTSDNEPETDANQEQHAPEVEDEDDEEDDNTFLDTVRKEESCPSKWIKGRLIGSGSFGTVYLGMNSFTGELMAVKQVEIPTEDTENGQRKKSMVDALQREMNLLRELQHKNIVQYLGSNSEGQFLNIFLEYVPGGSVAMLLSNYGIFEESLIRNFVRQILEGLKYLHGQNIIHRDIKGANVLVDNKGCIKISDFGISKKIETKLLTNNRVSLQGSVFWMAPEVVKQLPYTLKADIWSLGCLIVEMFSGTHPFPEFTQMQVIFRLGNSGTPAIPDDCSDDAKDFLAKTFAIDHQKRPTAAELLSHKFMDPIPQ